Sequence from the Pseudomonadota bacterium genome:
TCAGAAGCCGTGGTCTCTGCGTGGCTGGCCAATGAAGGCGAATGGGTAACCTGTGACGCGCCGGTTGTCGTTCTCGAGACAGACAAGGCGAACCTCGAGGTGGGAGCGCCCATCGACGGTGTGCTGGTTCGCATCATCAAGCGCATGGGCGAGACGGTGAA
This genomic interval carries:
- a CDS encoding dihydrolipoyllysine-residue succinyltransferase codes for the protein MSENIVVPAAGESVSEAVVSAWLANEGEWVTCDAPVVVLETDKANLEVGAPIDGVLVRIIKRMGETV